Proteins encoded by one window of Salvia splendens isolate huo1 chromosome 7, SspV2, whole genome shotgun sequence:
- the LOC121811468 gene encoding transcription factor bHLH162-like — protein MGKPGRIQSNSNSDTAPKIERKIIEKNRRTKMKNLYNQLVSLLPHQPSPVDGAPLPDQIDEAVEHIKGMTTKLEKLKQKRDLLLEKKKQLINNSCVTNIRNKATNNASSSSAPLVEVQDMGPNLDVILANDLQNYTSFRDIVRLVHQHGVEIASASFGRDGNSSIQVLHDKVGNPKPGFDGATITRKMKELACNKGASSMSEVVESDINLWDYEIDSKINWGFEIPEVLLPGLQEFMITMNKCS, from the exons ATGGGGAAGCCAGGTCgaattcaatcaaattcaaattcagacACAGCTCCAAAAATTGAGAGGAAAATCATTGAGAAAAATAGAAGAACTAAAATGAAGAATCTCTACAACCAACTCGTTTCTCTCCTCCCACACCAACCCTCTCCG GTGGATGGGGCGCCATTGCCGGATCAAATAGACGAAGCAGTGGAGCATATCAAGGGCATGACGACGAAGCTGGAGAAATTGAAGCAAAAAAGGGACCTCTTATTAGAGAAAAAGAAGCAACTAATCAATAATTCATGTGTTACAAATATCCGAAATAAAGCAACAAATAATGCAAGTTCATCATCAGCACCTCTAGTTGAAGTTCAAGATATGGGGCCAAATCTTGATGTCATCTTAGCAAATGATCTTCAAAACTATACTAGTTTTCGCGATATCGTGCGATTGGTTCATCAACATGGAGTTGAGATTGCAAGTGCAAGCTTTGGTAGAGATGGCAACTCATCCATCCAAGTTCTCCATGATAAG GTTGGGAATCCAAAGCCTGGATTTGATGGTGCAACGATTACAAGAAAGATGAAGGAGTTGGCATGTAACAAAGGGGCATCTTCAATGAGTGAAGTGGTTGAATCTGATATTAATTTATGGGATTATGAAATTGATTCCAAGATTAATTGGGGCTTTGAAATCCCTGAGGTTTTGTTACCTGGTTTGCAGGAGTTCATGATCACAATGAACAAATGTTCATAA